The following are from one region of the Coccinella septempunctata chromosome 7, icCocSept1.1, whole genome shotgun sequence genome:
- the LOC123317142 gene encoding pickpocket protein 28-like, whose protein sequence is MEENEIENSPVSSGLRSRKTISKIVPKIVPKTVSPNLKKTFVEYCESSTIQGLSYLVKESSAFEKIWWYTTIGLCIAGCIYMSYGNYVNWKEKPIIVSLATKDVGIWEIPFPATTICPETKIGIDCLNYTEALKARKAGITLNETEQQFFDYMSLTCLGSNYGNLSEGPAFFDDDYYEFLDQCRSVTLEFSYCKWMGRTYKCEDILKPIMTDEGLCYNFNMFDVYDIYTDEVEKHEWDIDRNVTYAWDPEDGYDKDYFLNGTPKRSVEPGAKNALMVALFTRKQDIISSCRDYSNQGMRVSLHMPNRIPRPSEVFFHVGLESLVSASVLPTMSYTSSDVKSFDPDVRNCYFPKERKLKYFKGYSQNNCNMECNTNYTKNACGCVAYYMPRDNSTPVCGLSKLSCLETASTFLSQQDADDDIVSILDSCDCRPLCVDITYGVELSDDEWHWYEQVLVQETNQSTLKALESYTVSAVRIFFRDSFFLPKQRRELFETSDLISNFGGILGLFTGFSLFSLAEIIYFVAKPLIQSFQKQPEVRNSQVIET, encoded by the exons ATGGAGGAGAACGAAATAGAAAATTCTCCAGTCAGTTCTGGACTGCGAAGTAGGAAAACCATATCCAAAATCGTGCCCAAGATAGTGCCGAAAACTGTGTCGCCAAACTTGAAGAAAACTTTCGTCGAGTACTGTGAAAGTTCTACGATTCAGGGATTGAGTTACCTGGTTAAGGAGTCTTCCGCATTCGAAAA GATATGGTGGTACACCACAATCGGTCTGTGTATAGCTGGATGTATATACATGAGCTATGGAAACTACGTTAACTGGAAAGAAAAACCCATAATTGTGTCCTTAGCTACCAAAGATGTTGGTATATGGGAAATACCATTTCCCGCCACCACAATATGCCCTGAAACTAAGATTGGAATCGATTGCTTGAACTATACCGAAGCATTGAAAGCTAGAAAAGCTGGAATTACTCTGAATGAGACAGA gcaacaattttttgacTACATGTCCCTCACATGCCTGGGGAGTAATTATGGAAATTTGTCAGAGGGGCCAGCATTTTTTGATGACGATTATTATGAATTTCTTGATCag TGTAGATCCGTTACGCTGGAATTCAGTTATTGCAAATGGATGGGTAGAACCTATAAATGTGAAGATATTCTGAAACCAATAATGACTGATGAAGGATTATGCTATAACTTCAATATGTTCGACGTTTACGATATCTACACCGATGAAGT TGAGAAGCACGAATGGGACATAGATCGCAATGTAACGTACGCTTGGGATCCAGAAGATGGATACGATAAAGACTactttttaaatggaacaccaaAACGTTCGGTGGAGCCAGGAGCCAAAAATGCCCTGATGGTTGCCCTATTCACTAGAAAACAAGACATTATCAGCTCATGTCGGGACTATTCAAATCAAGGAATGCGA GTTTCTCTTCACATGCCCAATAGAATCCCCAGACCGAGTGAGGTATTTTTCCATGTAGGGTTGGAAAGTTTAGTATCTGCTTCGGTTCTTCCAACCATGTCCTACACATCGTCGGACGTGAAAAGCTTCGATCCTGAcgtcaggaactgttattttcCCAAAGAGAGGAAGTTGAAATACTTCAAGGGATATTCGCAGAATAATTGTAACATGGAGTGCAACACTAACTACACGAAGAATGCTTGTGGATGCGTCGCTTATTATATGCCAA ggGACAATAGCACACCAGTTTGTGGTCTTTCTAAGTTGAGTTGCTTGGAGACAGCTTCAA cCTTCTTATCTCAACAAGATGCCGATGATGATATTGTGTCTATTCTCGATTCCTGTGATTGTAGGCCACTCTGTGTAGATATTACATATGGCGTTGAGCTATCGGACGATGAATGGCACTGGTATGAACAAGTACTGGTGCAGGAAACCAATCAAAGTACATTGAAGGCTCTAGAAAG ttacaccGTATCAGCAGTGAGGATTTTCTTCAGGGATTCGTTTTTCCTGCCAAAACAACGGCGAGAACTGTTCGAAACCTCTGATTTGATCTCGAACTTCGGTGGTATTCTCGGACTGTTTACAGGATTTTCACTGTTTTCCCTAGCGGAAATTATTTACTTCGTGGCGAAACCACTTATCCAGAGTTTCCAAAAACAACCAGAAGTCCGAAACTCCCAAGTTATCGAAACATGA
- the LOC123317141 gene encoding pickpocket protein 28-like: MVLKERRLSEWPAIANGLINAMTEVDKVEIGREEEEITIEKTTKCKNIKTYLKEYCENSSIQGLNYVVADGISILERIWWVLVLGGCIGGCIYMITEIYIKWAESPVLVSLATRDTPITEIPFPAITVCPEAKLKETCFNYTKVLEAVQSGKNVTENEHLGFDYMSLLCKADNHKITPDKPDTFDQKFYEFLYECRSVELNMSYCKWMDRPMDCRKLFKPLMTDEGICYSFNSFDIKDIHTDIVPRNYFDEADKMVTWDPDDGYPKTVNNSVKEYPRRALLAGAVNSLTAVFFTKADDILYNCRDFVYQGLKVSLHMPSRIPRPSQVYFNVGLDRITSGVVLPTLMSTAKSVESTPPEVRNCYFSRERKLAYYKIYSQNNCNMECTTNYTKAVCGCVAYYMPRDAQTPICGPKKMKCLERSLSALTKPRTEIEKKAAAEKAKCFCVPICVDLSYNVEISSGPFEKPDQLNTGKTLAELEGYHASAVKVYFKNPFFLPNQRNELYGPTDFISNFGGILGLFTGFSLFSIAELFYFATIRLVENRRKYGHWGGPKKD; encoded by the exons ATGGTGTTGAAGGAGAGG CGTCTTAGTGAATGGCCCGCTATAGCTAACGGGTTGATTAACGCCATGACAGAAGTGGACAAAGTAGAAATAGGCCGGGAGGAAGAAGAAATCACAATCGAAAAAACGACGAAATGtaaaaatatcaaaacttaTCTGAAGGAGTACTGCGAGAATTCCAGTATCCAAGGATTGAATTATGTGGTAGCCGACGGGATATCCATATTAGAAAG GATATGGTGGGTACTTGTACTTGGCGGCTGTATTGGAGGATGTATCTATATGATAACAGAGATTTACATCAAATGGGCAGAGAGTCCGGTATTGGTATCGCTGGCAACAAGAGACACCCCAATCACAGAAATTCCATTCCCTGCAATCACTGTTTGTCCAGAAGCTAAACTAAAGGAAACTTgctttaattacactaaagtttTAGAAGCCGTCCAATCAGGAAAAAACGTAACAGAAAATGA acaTTTGGGCTTCGATTATATGTCCCTCCTATGCAAAGCAGACAATCATAAAATCACTCCTGATAAGCCAGATACATTTGACCagaaattttatgaatttttatacGAA tGTAGATCAGTAGAACTGAATATGAGCTATTGCAAATGGATGGATAGACCGATGGATTGTAGAAAATTGTTCAAGCCTCTGATGACTGATGAAGGAATCTGTTACAGTTTCAACAGTTTCGATATCAAGGATATACATACCGATATAGT tCCTCGAAATTATTTCGATGAAGCTGATAAGATGGTCACATGGGACCCTGATGATGGATATCCGAAAACTGTGAATAATTCGGTCAAGGAATATCCCAGAAGAGCCCTACTGGCAGGTGCTGTGAACTCCCTCACTGCCgtatttttcaccaaagctgacGATATCCTTTACAACTGCAGGGATTTCGTTTACCAAGGGCTCAAG GTTTCTCTTCATATGCCATCCAGAATTCCAAGGCCCAGTCAAGTGTACTTCAACGTTGGTTTGGACAGAATAACATCAGGAGTGGTGCTACCCACTTTGATGTCCACTGCCAAATCAGTAGAGAGCACTCCTCCAGAAGTTCGTAATTGCTATTTCTCGAGGGAGAGAAAATTAGCCTACTACAAAATTTACTCACAAAACAACTGCAACATGGAGTGTACAACCAACTATACCAAGGCGGTTTGCGGTTGTGTTGCCTATTACATGCCAA GAGATGCTCAGACTCCCATTTGTGGACCAAAGAAGATGAAATGTTTGGAAAGATCATTAT CTGCTCTCACAAAACCAAGAACTGAGATTGAGAAGAAAGCAGCAGCAGAAAAAGCGAAATGTTTCTGCGTACCAATTTGCGTAGACTTGAGCTACAACGTAGAAATATCAAGTGGGCCTTTTGAGAAACCGGATCAACTCAATACGGGGAAAACTCTGGCCGAGTTAGAAGG ATACCACGCCTCTGCTGTTAAGGTTTACTTCAAAAATCCGTTCTTCCTGCCGAATCAGAGGAACGAACTGTATGGACCAACAGATTTCATATCTAACTTCGGCGGTATCTTGGGTCTCTTCACTGGCTTCTCACTCTTCTCTATTGCTGAGCTCTTCTATTTCGCAACGATCAGATTGGTGGAAAACCGAAGAAAGTACGGTCACTGGGGTGGTCCGAAAAAAGACTAA